One Cryobacterium roopkundense genomic region harbors:
- a CDS encoding S8 family serine peptidase, which yields MKSVAGSHRAISGWLFDSLASALALGLVASSLVGGVAAMAAVAPPPSSTASAATGVGQPRTDLGAGRYIVTLNDSAAATYTGGVAGFVGTKPGAGKKFTAQTTAVAAYSTYLLDQQQKVAASVDARIGYSYTLALNGFAANLSAKQAVQLASLKNVATITPEGRAKTTEVRSPDFLGLTGANGVWDGTGGADRAGDGVVVGVLDTGIAPENPSFAGDRLGTDPGDEPYIDGDTIRFTKSDGGVFTGACTTGAQFGESDCTTKIVSARYFVDGYGAGNIGGPPIGEYLSPRDGFGHGSHTSSIAAGNLNVRPSVDGNDNYGVISGVAPAARIAVYKVCWSGQDPTSYFDDYCTYSDILSGIEQAVADGVDVLNYSIGGGPASTTVSPIDLAFLGAASAGIFVAAAGGNAGPGPSTLDNASPWITTLAAGSLPQSQATATLGDGSRYTGSSVSVFGADGTPVAAPLVRADLVATPGAADPLGCGANALDPTRVTGTVVLCRTDALPSTVKSAEVLRAGGVGMLLVNEIPGSVEAAVESVPSLHLDDSSWAPLVDYAATAQAEVSFAAGDLSGSMTPAPQVADFSSRGPVEADGSDILKPDVTAPGVSVLGAWRDPLFGTQPTWVYASGTSMATPHAAGLAALYLGEHPLATPAEIKSAMMTTAYNTVDPLGAPITDPFQQGAGHVDPTKYLDPGLLYLNGPADWYAYMQGIGYDVGVTPIDASELNLASIAIGSLSGTQTITRTVTSASAGEFTVEPVTIPGVTTVVAPRSMTFGAAGETQSYTVTFTRTDAAFGQFATGSLDWVSYAGASRLVVHSPVAVRPIRLPFVAPAVVEGAGITGAVDVTVTPGDSGDVPLRLSGLAPGVRIPNPADPADPHTGRGKTAEQFTYDLEMPDATALARFDLDGLVEASDLDLVIYQLDGPGGTPSNLWGSWSLAANERVELMAPIPGYYRVLVNVFSGASAFDVTTFLVPSAAGEGALAATPPVLAAQSGVPTTYSLSWSGLTPQTGYLGLVNYTGTVDPSGLEATTTVFVQAGQAPAPVNMVLPSITGKAEVGHTLRAHPGEWTPDGLTYGFQWQADGVDIPNATAKRYRVGKAAGGKTVAVVVTASKPGLATSSATSAGIAVKFTSKTTIRLKPAVASSSQRVKVKVAVVSDEPVQGEEVTVTVARQRYTVTLNSHGAATVRLAPLHPGRYTVSARFPGNDRVSASKSPKRTLRVEG from the coding sequence GTGAAATCTGTCGCCGGTTCCCACCGAGCCATTTCCGGGTGGCTGTTCGACTCCCTCGCCTCGGCCCTCGCCCTCGGTCTCGTGGCCTCCAGCTTGGTCGGTGGCGTTGCCGCGATGGCGGCGGTGGCGCCCCCTCCCTCGTCGACGGCGTCCGCTGCGACAGGTGTGGGACAGCCGCGGACAGACCTCGGGGCCGGGCGCTATATCGTCACCCTGAACGACAGCGCGGCCGCGACCTACACGGGAGGCGTCGCGGGCTTTGTCGGCACCAAACCGGGAGCAGGCAAGAAGTTCACCGCTCAGACCACGGCCGTTGCGGCGTATTCGACGTATCTGTTGGACCAGCAGCAGAAGGTCGCGGCCTCGGTGGATGCCAGGATCGGCTACTCCTACACTCTCGCGCTCAACGGCTTCGCGGCGAATCTCAGCGCGAAGCAGGCCGTGCAGCTGGCCTCCCTCAAGAACGTGGCGACCATCACACCGGAGGGGCGCGCGAAGACCACCGAGGTGCGCTCACCCGATTTTCTCGGCCTCACGGGGGCGAACGGCGTGTGGGACGGCACGGGCGGTGCCGACCGGGCCGGCGACGGCGTGGTCGTGGGCGTGCTCGACACGGGCATCGCTCCCGAGAACCCCTCCTTCGCCGGTGACCGGCTGGGCACGGACCCCGGCGACGAGCCGTATATCGACGGTGACACCATCCGCTTCACCAAGTCAGACGGCGGAGTCTTCACCGGCGCGTGCACGACGGGCGCGCAATTCGGAGAGAGCGACTGCACGACCAAGATCGTGAGCGCACGCTATTTCGTCGACGGCTACGGCGCTGGGAACATCGGCGGGCCGCCGATCGGTGAGTATCTCTCACCGAGAGACGGCTTCGGACACGGCTCCCACACCAGCAGCATCGCCGCCGGCAATCTGAACGTGCGGCCCAGCGTGGACGGAAACGACAACTACGGCGTCATCTCAGGTGTGGCCCCCGCGGCCAGGATCGCCGTCTACAAGGTGTGCTGGAGCGGGCAGGACCCCACCAGCTACTTTGACGACTACTGCACCTACTCCGACATCCTCAGCGGCATCGAACAGGCCGTCGCCGACGGTGTCGACGTGCTCAACTATTCCATCGGGGGCGGACCGGCAAGCACCACCGTCTCACCCATCGATCTGGCGTTCCTCGGAGCCGCGTCGGCCGGAATCTTCGTGGCGGCCGCTGGCGGCAACGCCGGTCCCGGGCCCTCCACGCTCGACAATGCCAGTCCGTGGATCACCACCCTGGCCGCGGGGTCACTCCCTCAGAGCCAGGCAACGGCCACGTTGGGGGATGGTTCGCGCTACACAGGTTCGTCGGTCTCTGTCTTCGGGGCGGACGGCACGCCGGTGGCTGCGCCTCTCGTGCGTGCGGACCTCGTGGCAACGCCCGGGGCCGCGGATCCACTGGGGTGCGGCGCGAACGCCCTCGACCCGACCCGAGTCACGGGCACTGTCGTACTCTGTCGCACCGACGCGCTCCCGAGCACCGTCAAATCGGCGGAGGTGCTCCGAGCGGGCGGGGTCGGCATGCTTCTGGTGAACGAGATCCCCGGTTCCGTTGAGGCCGCGGTAGAGTCCGTGCCGAGTCTCCATCTGGATGATTCGTCGTGGGCTCCGCTCGTCGATTACGCGGCAACCGCGCAGGCCGAGGTCAGCTTCGCGGCCGGGGACCTGTCGGGCTCCATGACACCGGCGCCGCAGGTCGCCGACTTCTCCTCGCGCGGCCCCGTGGAGGCCGACGGCAGCGATATCCTCAAGCCAGACGTGACAGCTCCCGGCGTGAGCGTTCTCGGTGCCTGGCGTGACCCGCTCTTCGGCACACAGCCCACGTGGGTCTACGCATCCGGCACGTCCATGGCCACACCGCACGCCGCGGGCCTGGCGGCGTTGTACCTCGGGGAACACCCGCTCGCGACGCCGGCCGAGATCAAGTCCGCCATGATGACAACGGCGTACAACACGGTTGACCCGCTGGGCGCACCGATCACCGACCCCTTCCAACAGGGGGCAGGACACGTCGACCCGACGAAATACCTCGATCCTGGATTGCTCTACCTGAACGGACCTGCCGACTGGTACGCCTACATGCAGGGAATCGGCTACGACGTGGGCGTGACGCCGATCGACGCGAGCGAGCTCAACCTCGCCTCTATCGCCATCGGCTCGCTCAGCGGCACGCAGACGATCACCCGAACGGTCACGTCTGCCTCGGCCGGTGAATTCACCGTCGAACCGGTGACCATCCCCGGCGTCACCACTGTCGTCGCTCCCCGTAGCATGACCTTCGGTGCCGCCGGGGAAACCCAGAGTTACACCGTGACGTTCACCCGAACGGATGCCGCATTCGGCCAATTCGCGACAGGCTCACTCGACTGGGTCAGCTACGCGGGGGCGAGCCGTCTCGTGGTGCACAGTCCGGTGGCCGTGCGACCCATCAGGCTCCCGTTCGTCGCGCCGGCCGTCGTCGAGGGTGCGGGAATCACCGGCGCCGTCGACGTGACGGTCACGCCCGGTGACAGCGGCGACGTTCCGCTGAGGCTCAGCGGCCTCGCGCCAGGGGTGCGCATTCCCAACCCGGCCGACCCCGCGGACCCGCACACGGGCCGCGGAAAGACGGCAGAGCAATTCACTTACGACCTCGAGATGCCCGACGCGACAGCGCTCGCGCGTTTCGACCTGGACGGTCTCGTGGAAGCGAGCGATCTCGACCTCGTGATCTACCAACTCGACGGACCGGGCGGCACGCCCAGCAACCTCTGGGGTTCGTGGAGCCTTGCAGCCAACGAACGGGTCGAGCTGATGGCTCCGATCCCCGGCTACTACCGGGTGCTCGTGAACGTCTTCAGTGGAGCGAGCGCCTTCGATGTGACGACATTCCTGGTGCCGTCGGCTGCCGGTGAGGGAGCTCTGGCCGCGACTCCGCCGGTGTTGGCCGCCCAGTCGGGCGTCCCGACGACGTACAGCCTGTCCTGGTCGGGCCTGACGCCTCAGACCGGCTACCTCGGACTCGTGAATTACACGGGCACGGTCGACCCCTCCGGTCTGGAGGCAACGACGACGGTCTTCGTGCAGGCGGGTCAGGCTCCCGCGCCGGTGAACATGGTCTTGCCGAGCATCACCGGGAAAGCCGAGGTGGGGCACACGCTCCGGGCGCACCCGGGGGAGTGGACGCCAGACGGACTGACCTACGGTTTCCAGTGGCAGGCCGACGGCGTGGACATCCCCAACGCGACGGCGAAGCGCTACCGCGTCGGGAAGGCGGCCGGAGGGAAAACCGTCGCGGTCGTTGTCACCGCTTCGAAGCCAGGACTGGCAACGAGCAGCGCCACCTCGGCGGGAATCGCGGTGAAATTCACATCGAAGACCACCATCAGGCTGAAGCCCGCGGTCGCCAGCTCCTCGCAGCGGGTGAAGGTGAAGGTTGCCGTGGTCTCTGACGAACCGGTGCAGGGTGAGGAGGTGACCGTGACCGTGGCCAGACAGCGATACACGGTCACTCTGAACTCGCACGGCGCCGCTACAGTGCGCCTGGCCCCGCTGCATCCCGGCCGCTATACGGTGAGCGCGCGCTTTCCCGGTAACGACAGGGTTTCCGCTTCCAAGAGTCCGAAACGCACCCTGAGAGTCGAGGGCTGA